Proteins encoded within one genomic window of Natator depressus isolate rNatDep1 chromosome 1, rNatDep2.hap1, whole genome shotgun sequence:
- the LOC141980481 gene encoding suppressor of cytokine signaling 1-like produces the protein MIRGRPDDLLNAHKNLSVPQSQHQSTPHPPAPSRLPTHYRAFRSCEWEVVERSLNILQASGFYWGPLSVSEAHAKLQQEPVGTYLVRDSSQGNCLFSVSVRMPEGPVSLRISFREGYFWLKDWFSDCVVKLLEMVVAGTQANPLYCDEMGETPLVFSEPLCRNHRVVPKL, from the coding sequence ATGATCAGAGGGAGGCCGGATGATCTACTGAACGCACACAAGAACCTTTCCGTTCCACAAAGTCAGCATCAGAgcactccccaccctccagctccaTCCAGGTTACCCACTCATTACCGAGCCTTCCGCAGCTGTGAGTGGGAGGTAGTGGAGCGATCGCTCAATATCCTGCAGGCCAGTGGCTTCTACTGGGGTCCCTTATCTGTGAGTGAAGCACACGCCAAGCTACAGCAGGAGCCGGTAGGGACCTATCTGGTGCGGGACAGCTCACAGGGGAACTGCCTCTTCAGTGTGAGTGTTCGGATGCCAGAAGGCCCAGTCAGCCTCCGGATCTCCTTCCGGGAGGGCTACTTCTGGCTGAAGGACTGGTTCTCGGACTGTGTAGTTAAGCTGCTGGAGATGGTGGTGGCAGGAACCCAGGCCAACCCCCTCTACTGTGATGAAATGGGGGAAACCCCCTTGGTGTTCTCCGAACCCCTCTGCAGGAACCACAGGGTTGTGCCCAAGTTGTAG